Proteins from one Acropora muricata isolate sample 2 chromosome 9, ASM3666990v1, whole genome shotgun sequence genomic window:
- the LOC136928386 gene encoding uncharacterized protein — protein MAAATEAFVNAVEAALANAEVEMVNNRADEEKTRSGVQEVRSLLRPVALRHFDTRRGFKHKIGDFYSMLKRQAMGWMQHLQRRMSPRCSVKHPWQVVMDDRLPRELFDILEAAVLRTNFGVITAKTKKNCVFAFTYYHRLRKLFSDLTDQILTRESFLKRKVKGGKRVEAIVDADKQFGIKYSLRKEMITFDFYYGFWNEHGWPQHV, from the coding sequence AAACGCTGAAGTAGAGATGGTAAATAATAGAGCTGACGAAGAGAAAACACGAAGTGGGGTGCAAGAAGTTAGATCTTTACTGCGGCCAGTAGCATTACGTCACTTCGACACGCGACGTGGCTTTAAACACAAAATAGGTGATTTTTACTCTATGCTAAAGCGGCAGGCGATGGGTTGGATGCAGCATCTCCAGCGACGAATGTCGCCCAGGTGCTCGGTTAAGCACCCGTGGCAGGTTGTTATGGACGATAGGCTTCCCAGGgaactttttgatattttggaAGCTGCTGTTTTGCGAACAAACTTCGGAGTAATTACCgcgaagacaaaaaaaaactgtgtaTTTGCCTTTACTTATTATCATCGACTGAGGAAGCTGTTTTCTGATTTAACTGATCAGATTCTTACCCGAGAGAGTTTCCTTAAGCGGAAAGTAAAAGGTGGTAAACGCGTGGAAGCCATTGTCGATGCAGATAAACAATTTGGAATAAAGTACAGTCTTCGGAAGGAAATGATTACATTTGATTTTTATTATGGTTTCTGGAACGAACATGGATGGCCTCAGCACGTTTAA